In one window of Phyllopteryx taeniolatus isolate TA_2022b chromosome 23, UOR_Ptae_1.2, whole genome shotgun sequence DNA:
- the LOC133472529 gene encoding gastrula zinc finger protein XlCGF57.1-like isoform X6, giving the protein MCARTAEYEEELCGPKEEKEPQRQLLDAAFNLQPRIVLRRADVSQNLHPERQQSVSPHIKEEEQEEIIKVPSTGVPLKSEDEGRSEERRGAEPPNSNSSSDGDHCGGSQTDGDDDDDDDDDVDEQLEGDMTCHTANKCWKCSKCRKTFAYKRNFKQHMKIHTGEKHFACSVCGQRFSQKGSLKIHIRTHTGEKPFACSVCGQTFSQKGTLKSHTRTHTGEKPFACSVCGQRFSEKGHLTSHTRTHTGEKPFACSVCGQRFSQKGTLKSHTRTHTGEKPFACSVCGQTFSQKGTLKSHTRTHTGEKPFACSVCGQRFSEKGHLTSHTRTHTGEKPFACSVCGQRFSEKGHLTSHTRTHTGEKPFACSVCGQRFSLKESLKIHTRTHTGKKPFACSVCGQRFSLKESLKIHTRTHTGEKPFACSVCGQTFSQKGTLKIHTRTHTGEKPFGCSVCGQRFTQKGYLKMHTRTHTGEKPFSCSGCGQRFSYKALVKTHKCPGEKSSDQEAFNANVNV; this is encoded by the exons ACGTCAGTCAAAATCTTCATCCTGAGCGGCAGCAGTCAGTGTCCcctcacatcaaagaggaagag caggaggaaatcatcaaggttccatcgactggtgtccctttgaagagtgaagatgaaggtcgaaGTGAGGAGAGACGAGGGGCGGAGCCACCAAACAGCAACAGCTcaagtgatggagaccactgtggaggatcacaaacagacggtgatgatgatgatgatgatgatgatgatgttgatgaacagttggaaggtgatatgacatgtcacactgccaataaatgctggaaatgttctaaatgtaGGAAAACCTTTGCTTATAAGAGGAATTTCAaacaacacatgaaaatacacactggagagaagcattttgcatgctcagtttgtggtcaaagattctcccaaaagggaagcttaaaaatacacataagaacacacactggagagaagccttttgcctgctcagtttgtggtcaaactttctctcagaagggaaccttaaaaagtcacacaagaacgcacactggcgagaagccctttgcctgctcagtttgtggtcaaagattctctgaaaagggacatttgacaagtcacacaagaacacacactggagagaagccctttgcatgctcagtttgtgggcaaaggttctctcagaagggaaccttaaaaagtcacacaagaacgcacactggcgagaagccctttgcctgctcagtttgtggtcaaactttctctcagaagggaaccttaaaaagtcacacaagaacgcacactggcgagaagccctttgcctgctcagtttgtggtcaaagattctctgaaaagggacatttgacaagtcacacaagaacgcacactggcgagaagccctttgcctgctcagtttgtggtcaaagattctctgaaaagggacatttgacaagtcacacaagaacacacacaggagagaaaccttttgcatgctcagtttgtggtcaaagattctccctaaaggaaagcttaaaaatacacacaagaacacacactggtaagaaaccttttgcctgctcagtttgtgggcaaagattctccctaaaggaaagcttaaaaatacacacaagaacacacactggtgagaaaccttttgcatgctcagtttgtggtcaaaccttctctcagaagggaaccttaaaaatacacacaagaacacacactggtgagaaaccttttggatgctcagtttgtggtcaaagattcacgcAGAAGGGAtacttaaaaatgcacacaagaacacacactggagagaaacctttttcctgctcaggttGCGGTCAAAGGTTCTCTTATAAGGCTCTGGTAAAGACACACAAGTGTCCTGGTGAGAAAAGCAGTGATCAAGAAgcttttaatgcaaatgtaaatgtttaa
- the LOC133472529 gene encoding gastrula zinc finger protein XlCGF57.1-like isoform X3 codes for MCARRTAEYEEELCGPKEEKEPRQLLDAVFNLQPRIVLHRADVSQNLHPERQQSVSPHIKEEEVQHIKEEEEEFLHIKEEEQEEIIKVPSTGVPLKSEDEGRSEERRGAEPPNSNSSSDGDHCGGSQTDGDDDDDDDDDVDEQLEGDMTCHTANKCWKCSKCRKTFAYKRNFKQHMKIHTGEKHFACSVCGQRFSQKGSLKIHIRTHTGEKPFACSVCGQTFSQKGTLKSHTRTHTGEKPFACSVCGQRFSEKGHLTSHTRTHTGEKPFACSVCGQRFSQKGTLKSHTRTHTGEKPFACSVCGQTFSQKGTLKSHTRTHTGEKPFACSVCGQRFSEKGHLTSHTRTHTGEKPFACSVCGQRFSEKGHLTSHTRTHTGEKPFACSVCGQRFSLKESLKIHTRTHTGKKPFACSVCGQRFSLKESLKIHTRTHTGEKPFACSVCGQTFSQKGTLKIHTRTHTGEKPFGCSVCGQRFTQKGYLKMHTRTHTGEKPFSCSGCGQRFSYKALVKTHKCPGEKSSDQEAFNANVNV; via the exons atgtgtgcaaggaggacagcagagtacgaggaggaactttgtggcccaaaagaggagaaggagccacgtcaactactggacgctgtgTTCAATCTGCAGCCTCGAATTGTGCTACACAGAGCAG ACGTCAGTCAAAATCTTCATCCTGAGCGGCAGCAGTCAGTGTCCcctcacatcaaagaggaagaggttcaacacatcaaagaggaggaggaagagttccttcacattaaagaggaagagcaggaggaaatcatcaaggttccatcgactggtgtccctttgaagagtgaagatgaaggtcgaaGTGAGGAGAGACGAGGGGCGGAGCCACCAAACAGCAACAGCTcaagtgatggagaccactgtggaggatcacaaacagacggtgatgatgatgatgatgatgatgatgatgttgatgaacagttggaaggtgatatgacatgtcacactgccaataaatgctggaaatgttctaaatgtaGGAAAACCTTTGCTTATAAGAGGAATTTCAaacaacacatgaaaatacacactggagagaagcattttgcatgctcagtttgtggtcaaagattctcccaaaagggaagcttaaaaatacacataagaacacacactggagagaagccttttgcctgctcagtttgtggtcaaactttctctcagaagggaaccttaaaaagtcacacaagaacgcacactggcgagaagccctttgcctgctcagtttgtggtcaaagattctctgaaaagggacatttgacaagtcacacaagaacacacactggagagaagccctttgcatgctcagtttgtgggcaaaggttctctcagaagggaaccttaaaaagtcacacaagaacgcacactggcgagaagccctttgcctgctcagtttgtggtcaaactttctctcagaagggaaccttaaaaagtcacacaagaacgcacactggcgagaagccctttgcctgctcagtttgtggtcaaagattctctgaaaagggacatttgacaagtcacacaagaacgcacactggcgagaagccctttgcctgctcagtttgtggtcaaagattctctgaaaagggacatttgacaagtcacacaagaacacacacaggagagaaaccttttgcatgctcagtttgtggtcaaagattctccctaaaggaaagcttaaaaatacacacaagaacacacactggtaagaaaccttttgcctgctcagtttgtgggcaaagattctccctaaaggaaagcttaaaaatacacacaagaacacacactggtgagaaaccttttgcatgctcagtttgtggtcaaaccttctctcagaagggaaccttaaaaatacacacaagaacacacactggtgagaaaccttttggatgctcagtttgtggtcaaagattcacgcAGAAGGGAtacttaaaaatgcacacaagaacacacactggagagaaacctttttcctgctcaggttGCGGTCAAAGGTTCTCTTATAAGGCTCTGGTAAAGACACACAAGTGTCCTGGTGAGAAAAGCAGTGATCAAGAAgcttttaatgcaaatgtaaatgtttaa
- the LOC133472529 gene encoding gastrula zinc finger protein XlCGF57.1-like isoform X4 produces the protein MCARTAEYEEELCGPKEEKEPQRQLLDAAFNLQPRIVLRRADVSQNLHPERQQSVSPHIKEEEVQHIKEEEEEFLHIKEEEQEEIIKVPSTGVPLKSEDEGRSEERRGAEPPNSNSSSDGDHCGGSQTDGDDDDDDDDDVDEQLEGDMTCHTANKCWKCSKCRKTFAYKRNFKQHMKIHTGEKHFACSVCGQRFSQKGSLKIHIRTHTGEKPFACSVCGQTFSQKGTLKSHTRTHTGEKPFACSVCGQRFSEKGHLTSHTRTHTGEKPFACSVCGQRFSQKGTLKSHTRTHTGEKPFACSVCGQTFSQKGTLKSHTRTHTGEKPFACSVCGQRFSEKGHLTSHTRTHTGEKPFACSVCGQRFSEKGHLTSHTRTHTGEKPFACSVCGQRFSLKESLKIHTRTHTGKKPFACSVCGQRFSLKESLKIHTRTHTGEKPFACSVCGQTFSQKGTLKIHTRTHTGEKPFGCSVCGQRFTQKGYLKMHTRTHTGEKPFSCSGCGQRFSYKALVKTHKCPGEKSSDQEAFNANVNV, from the coding sequence ACGTCAGTCAAAATCTTCATCCTGAGCGGCAGCAGTCAGTGTCCcctcacatcaaagaggaagaggttcaacacatcaaagaggaggaggaagagttccttcacattaaagaggaagagcaggaggaaatcatcaaggttccatcgactggtgtccctttgaagagtgaagatgaaggtcgaaGTGAGGAGAGACGAGGGGCGGAGCCACCAAACAGCAACAGCTcaagtgatggagaccactgtggaggatcacaaacagacggtgatgatgatgatgatgatgatgatgatgttgatgaacagttggaaggtgatatgacatgtcacactgccaataaatgctggaaatgttctaaatgtaGGAAAACCTTTGCTTATAAGAGGAATTTCAaacaacacatgaaaatacacactggagagaagcattttgcatgctcagtttgtggtcaaagattctcccaaaagggaagcttaaaaatacacataagaacacacactggagagaagccttttgcctgctcagtttgtggtcaaactttctctcagaagggaaccttaaaaagtcacacaagaacgcacactggcgagaagccctttgcctgctcagtttgtggtcaaagattctctgaaaagggacatttgacaagtcacacaagaacacacactggagagaagccctttgcatgctcagtttgtgggcaaaggttctctcagaagggaaccttaaaaagtcacacaagaacgcacactggcgagaagccctttgcctgctcagtttgtggtcaaactttctctcagaagggaaccttaaaaagtcacacaagaacgcacactggcgagaagccctttgcctgctcagtttgtggtcaaagattctctgaaaagggacatttgacaagtcacacaagaacgcacactggcgagaagccctttgcctgctcagtttgtggtcaaagattctctgaaaagggacatttgacaagtcacacaagaacacacacaggagagaaaccttttgcatgctcagtttgtggtcaaagattctccctaaaggaaagcttaaaaatacacacaagaacacacactggtaagaaaccttttgcctgctcagtttgtgggcaaagattctccctaaaggaaagcttaaaaatacacacaagaacacacactggtgagaaaccttttgcatgctcagtttgtggtcaaaccttctctcagaagggaaccttaaaaatacacacaagaacacacactggtgagaaaccttttggatgctcagtttgtggtcaaagattcacgcAGAAGGGAtacttaaaaatgcacacaagaacacacactggagagaaacctttttcctgctcaggttGCGGTCAAAGGTTCTCTTATAAGGCTCTGGTAAAGACACACAAGTGTCCTGGTGAGAAAAGCAGTGATCAAGAAgcttttaatgcaaatgtaaatgtttaa
- the LOC133472529 gene encoding gastrula zinc finger protein XlCGF57.1-like isoform X5, producing MCARRTAEYEEELCGPKEEKEPRQLLDAVFNLQPRIVLHRADVSQNLHPERQQSVSPHIKEEEQEEIIKVPSTGVPLKSEDEGRSEERRGAEPPNSNSSSDGDHCGGSQTDGDDDDDDDDDVDEQLEGDMTCHTANKCWKCSKCRKTFAYKRNFKQHMKIHTGEKHFACSVCGQRFSQKGSLKIHIRTHTGEKPFACSVCGQTFSQKGTLKSHTRTHTGEKPFACSVCGQRFSEKGHLTSHTRTHTGEKPFACSVCGQRFSQKGTLKSHTRTHTGEKPFACSVCGQTFSQKGTLKSHTRTHTGEKPFACSVCGQRFSEKGHLTSHTRTHTGEKPFACSVCGQRFSEKGHLTSHTRTHTGEKPFACSVCGQRFSLKESLKIHTRTHTGKKPFACSVCGQRFSLKESLKIHTRTHTGEKPFACSVCGQTFSQKGTLKIHTRTHTGEKPFGCSVCGQRFTQKGYLKMHTRTHTGEKPFSCSGCGQRFSYKALVKTHKCPGEKSSDQEAFNANVNV from the exons atgtgtgcaaggaggacagcagagtacgaggaggaactttgtggcccaaaagaggagaaggagccacgtcaactactggacgctgtgTTCAATCTGCAGCCTCGAATTGTGCTACACAGAGCAG ACGTCAGTCAAAATCTTCATCCTGAGCGGCAGCAGTCAGTGTCCcctcacatcaaagaggaagag caggaggaaatcatcaaggttccatcgactggtgtccctttgaagagtgaagatgaaggtcgaaGTGAGGAGAGACGAGGGGCGGAGCCACCAAACAGCAACAGCTcaagtgatggagaccactgtggaggatcacaaacagacggtgatgatgatgatgatgatgatgatgatgttgatgaacagttggaaggtgatatgacatgtcacactgccaataaatgctggaaatgttctaaatgtaGGAAAACCTTTGCTTATAAGAGGAATTTCAaacaacacatgaaaatacacactggagagaagcattttgcatgctcagtttgtggtcaaagattctcccaaaagggaagcttaaaaatacacataagaacacacactggagagaagccttttgcctgctcagtttgtggtcaaactttctctcagaagggaaccttaaaaagtcacacaagaacgcacactggcgagaagccctttgcctgctcagtttgtggtcaaagattctctgaaaagggacatttgacaagtcacacaagaacacacactggagagaagccctttgcatgctcagtttgtgggcaaaggttctctcagaagggaaccttaaaaagtcacacaagaacgcacactggcgagaagccctttgcctgctcagtttgtggtcaaactttctctcagaagggaaccttaaaaagtcacacaagaacgcacactggcgagaagccctttgcctgctcagtttgtggtcaaagattctctgaaaagggacatttgacaagtcacacaagaacgcacactggcgagaagccctttgcctgctcagtttgtggtcaaagattctctgaaaagggacatttgacaagtcacacaagaacacacacaggagagaaaccttttgcatgctcagtttgtggtcaaagattctccctaaaggaaagcttaaaaatacacacaagaacacacactggtaagaaaccttttgcctgctcagtttgtgggcaaagattctccctaaaggaaagcttaaaaatacacacaagaacacacactggtgagaaaccttttgcatgctcagtttgtggtcaaaccttctctcagaagggaaccttaaaaatacacacaagaacacacactggtgagaaaccttttggatgctcagtttgtggtcaaagattcacgcAGAAGGGAtacttaaaaatgcacacaagaacacacactggagagaaacctttttcctgctcaggttGCGGTCAAAGGTTCTCTTATAAGGCTCTGGTAAAGACACACAAGTGTCCTGGTGAGAAAAGCAGTGATCAAGAAgcttttaatgcaaatgtaaatgtttaa